TAAGATTGGTCTTTCCGGTGATGCCGAGTGGAACTCCAGCAGTAATTACAACAAGGTCGCCTGAGTTAACGAGTCCTAAGCTTTTAGTCTTTTCTACAGATTTATAAAAAAGAATATCTGATGAAGTTTGTTGTTCCATAATCAATGGAAGAACGCCCCAGTTTAACATCAGCTGACGTTGTACTTTAGGATTAGAAGTTGTTGCAATGATTGGAACATTTGGCCGATACATACTAATCAGTTTTGCAGTACTTCCTGAATAGGTAGGGCATATAATCGCTTTTGCCTTTAACTGCATTGCTGTTGAACATGATGCATGGCTTACGGAGTTGGTGATGGACTTTTCACGTCGGCTTACAATCTTTGTGAACAAGTTTTGATAATCCATAGATGCTTCTGCAGCTTCTGCAATACGCCGCATTGAACGAACCGATTCGATTGGATATTTTCCGGCAGCGGATTCACCAGAAAGCATGATGGCATCAGTACCATCTAAGATAGCATTGGCAACATCGGATACTTCGGCACGGGTTGGTCGAGGATTAACTTGCATCGAATCCAACATTTGCGTTGCAATGATAACCGGAATATCAGCTTCGTTACATTTTTTTACAATGAGTTTTTGGATATGTGGGATGGCTTCAGGTGGGGTTTCAACACCTAGATCACCACGGGCAACCATGATGCCGTCAGATGCTTCAATAATTGCATCGATATTATCAATACCTTCTTGAGATTCAATTTTTGAAATAATCTTAACGCTTTCACCATCATTTTTATTAAGATGGTCACGAATCATTTGAACGTCTGAAGCCGTTCGTATAAACGATGCTGCAATAAAGTCTACATCATTTTCAATTCCAAAGATTAAGTCGGATTCATCGGCTGGCGTCATGGATGGAAGATTGAGGTGAATATTTGGAATATTGACACCTTTTCGATTTTTAACGATACCGCCATTTTTGATGTTGCAGATAACATCTTCACCATCAATTTCAGATACTTCAAGTTCAATCAAACCATCATCAATTAAGATAACGCTTCCAGCACATACATCTTCATGAAGTGTTGGGTAGGTCACGCAAAATTTTTCGGAAGTACCTTCAAAATCTCCATGACAAATACGTGTGTGCTCACCTGTGATTAGTTCAGCTGAACCATCAACGAATGTTTTGGTACGAATTTCAGGTCCACGCGTATCCATAAGAATAGCTATGGGAATGTTGAGTTCTTCTCTAACTTCGTTAATCATTGCGATTATTTTTTTATAATACTCTTGATTACCATGGGATAAGTTGAGACGAGCGACACTTAAGCCACTCTTAACGAGTTGGGTAAAGGTTTCTTTATTATCGCTTGCGGGGCCGATTGTACATATAATTTTTGTTTTATTCATTTTAACCTCCTCTGATTTATGAATTCAATACTATTATACCAAAGTATTACCTAAAACTGTATATGGAATTTCCGACAAACTTATACTACAATAAGAGAAGGGGAAAGAATAATAGCACAAAAGAGGAGATAGGTTCACTATATGAAATTTCAATATACCCAAGAACAAGAAAAAATTATACAAGATGGCGGTCGAAGCCTTTTAGTTTCGGCGGCAGCGGGGTCGGGAAAAACAGCCGTCCTTGTACAGCGTATTATCCAAAAGATTACCAATCCAAATACACCGATATCTGTAGATCAGCTGCTTATTGTGACATTTACCCATGCTGCTGCATCTGAGATGCGGGAGCGAATAAGCTTAGCTATTGAAAAAGCGATTGAAGAGACGGCAGATGAAAAGATGATGCAGCATTTGGTTAAACAACTGACAATGATGGCATCGGCTAATATCATGACTCTGCATAGCTTTTGTTTACAGATATTAAAAAACTACTACTATCTTTTAGAACTTGACCCAAACTTTCGTATCGGTAATGAGACAGAACTGGCTCTTATACAAGAGGAAATCCTTGATGAAATCTTTGAAGCGGCTTATGAAGAAAAAAGTCCGGCTTTTATCCGGATTGTTGAAGCCTTTTCCTATGGTAATGATGATGTAAAAATACGGGATATCATCTTGACGATATATCGGTTTTCAAAAAGTCATCCAAATCCAGAAGCATGGTTAAATGAAGCTGTAGAAACACTTAAAATTCATGATGCACAGGAGCTTTATTCTACAGAGTTTTTTAATGTGCTTCAAAAGCATGTGGCAGATAACTTGGCTGTTGCCAAGAGCATGTTGCCTGACCTACATGAACTTATGGCGCTTGATGCAGGACCGGATAAGTATAAAGATACAGTCACAGATATAGAATATCTGTTAAATTGCTATGTATCCGCTCTTGAAAACAAAGATGTGCAGGCGCTTAAGTCAGCATACCAAAGTCAGTCGATTGCGCCGTTAAGCCGAAAGTCAAAAGGTTATGACAAGGCGCTTGCAGAAGAGGCAAAAGACATCATTAATCAGATTAAAGACAGCTTGAGCGTTGTAGAGCTTCTATGTTTTGATGAAGAAGAAAGCATCGAGCAAGTAGGCGTTATCGCAGGTGATATTCAAGAGCTTGTACGATTAACACAGCTTTTTGATATGCGTTTTTCAGAAGAAAAATATGATAAAGCGTTAATTGATTTTAGCGATATCGAACATTTTGCATTGGCGTTATTATACGACGAAAACCAAGTTTCTGAAATTGGAAAGCGTTATAAAGATATGTTCCATGAAGTGCTTGTTGATGAGTATCAGGATATCAACGAGGTTCAAGAAGCGGTTATTCAAGCAGTATCTAAGCAAGAAGAAGAAAAAAACTTGTTTATGGTGGGTGATGTAAAACAGAGCATTTATAAGTTTCGGTTAGCACGACCGGAGATTTTTAGTCAAAAATATCGACGCTTTTCTTATGACGACGAGCAGCAGACGAATGAAGTAAAAATTGATTTGGCTAAAAACTTTCGAAGTCGTCAAGAAGTACTATCCTTTTCAAACCATATCTTTAAGGGCATCATGAGTGAAGCCGTTGGTGATGTTAAATATGATGAAAAAACACAGCTTAATTATGGTGCTATCCAGTATAAACAAGCAAGTGCAAAGGACTATCGACCGGAGATACTTATTATTGAAGATCCAAAGGAAGGTGAGTCCAAGGCAACAATTCAAGCGCAGCTTGTTGCAAATAAGATTCATGCGATGGTCAATGAAAAGTCTTTGGCTATTGTGGATAAAACAGGAGAGCTACGGGAAGTAAAATACCAAGATATCTGTATTCTTATGCGCAGTCCATCAAAAGCTATGGAGGATATTAAAGATGTATTGGATGCCAAAGGGATACCTTATGCAACGGATGTATCAACAGGGTATTTTGAGGCTATTGAAGTTCAAGTGGTATTAAATTTATTAATGGTTTTAGATAATCCCATACAAGATATTGCCCTTGTATCCGTGTTACGTGCGCCTTTTATGGGATTTGATGAACATGACCTTATTCAGTTAAAAAAAATAGATCATACATTAAGTATTTATGAGGCGCTAATAGCATATGAACAAGTGCATCAAGAATCAATAGAGGAAGAACAAAGTGCGTTAACCAAAAAAGTTCACTATTTTCTAACTTTATATAATCGGTTAAAAGCAGAAGCGAAATATCTTGAACTACATGAACTCATACAGAAAATCTACTTAGAGACAGGCTATAAAAATATTGTTCGTTTTATGGATAATGGCAGTCAACGCATGCAAAACCTGGAGTACTTATTACAGCAAAGTGAAGCCTTTGAGGCATCAAGTTATAAAGGTGTATTTAATTTTGTGCGCTATATTGAGCATATGAAAAAATACAAAGTGGATTCGCCGGAACCTACCTATACTCTAGATAGTGATAACAGTGTGACCATGATGAGTATTCATAAAAGCAAAGGACTTGAATTTCCTATTGTTTTTATTTTGGATTTACAAAAGCAATTTAATGAAATGGATTTGCGCGAAACGGTTTTAATGGATCAAGACTTAGGGTTGGCCAGTGATTATATCGATATTGATGCTCGTACAAAAAAAAGGACGGTCTTTACAGAGGCGCTTCGGATTAAAGCAAAAAATGAGCTAATCTCTGAAGAAATCCGTATTTTATATGTAGCATTAACTCGAGCAAAGGAAAAGCTGTATCTACTTGCAACGACATCAGACTATGAAAAAAATATTGAAAAAATGATGGAAAGATATTCTAAATATGCAGACGTATATGTGCCCTCAGGACTTGTACAAAGTACGCGTAGTTATTTGGAACTGATTCTCATGCGATGCAATAGCCAAAGCAGTGCATTGTATTCCATAAGGAAAGTACACTACGATGAAATCGTTGAGCAAGAAGCCTTTTATGAACTGAGTCAAGAAGAGCAAAAATCTGAATTAAAAGACATGCTACTGCAAAGCTATCAACGAGAAGAAGAATGGGAACAAGACATTAGCGAATATGAAGAAGAGATATATAAGCCTTATGCTTATGCGTCATCCACCCAAAAATATCTCTCTATGTCAGTTTCAGAGATAAAACGAAAACATCAAGAAAATCAAATAGAAGAGCAGCAGTGGGCATATGAACAATTGATTAAATCAGTCCAAGAACCGATTCCGGCGTTTATGGATGCGGCACTTGAAAATCAGCCTCAACAAGGGGCACGCTATGGAACGCTTATGCATCTGGTATTGGCAAAGCTTGATTTTTCCATCTCGTGGACACGAGAATCGTTAGAAGCGTTTGTTCAAAAGATGGTTAAAGACAATATCATTACGTCAAAAGAGGGAGGACGTATCTCGATTCATGCGCTCCAACGCTTTACAAGTTCTTCTTTGTATCAGCGTATTTTGAAGGCGGATTCAAAGCAGATTCGCCAAGAACAACCCTTTGTATTGCAGATTGATGATGAGGGTGATGGACGGATGATTCAAGGGGTTATTGACTTGTATTTTGTTGAAGAAGATGCGTTGGTATTAGTGGATTACAAGACAGATTTTTTGAAAAATCAAGATGCATCGATATTAATAGAGCGTTATCAACTCCAGTTGGAGTACTATAAAAAAGCTTTGGAACGTATGACAGGAAAACATGTAAAGCAAACGATCATATATAGCTTTTCATTGAATGAAGCACTTGACATAATTATGTCAACCGTTTTTGAGAATGTCCCAAAAAAAATTAATAATTAGCACTGTCAGGTGCATGGCTTTTTTCTTTATGGTGCTTCGTCCCCATCCTCGCCGTAAGGCAGGCACCGGAGTCGTCCTAGTTGGACAGTACTTCCTGCGTATAGCAGGCAGACTCAAAGTCAATCCGATGGCGTTGCTGTTTTGCAAAGTTCGCAAATGTAGCCTGGCGCCATGGATGGTTGATAGGGGGAATGGTTTGCTTCTTAGGCTCGGATATTTTTGATAGGCTGTCAAAGTTAATCGAAGAGTATTCATGTTCAGGAATGAGCCTTAGGGCATAGGTTTCATCATTGATTGAAGTATAGAGCTGGTTATCGAAAGCTTGGATAACTAGAGATTTAGTACCTTTATAAAAGTGCTTAGGCAAACCATCTCGACCTGTTGGCATGTAATAATGCTTGTTGTAACGGATGCAATGACCATTATCGATTTTGCGGTCAGAAAGCACGGCAAGAATGAGGTTAATTTTTTCCTGAGGGGGTTGCTTTTCAAAGACACTTTTGATATGCTTGGAGTCTATTGCGAA
This sequence is a window from Vallitaleaceae bacterium 9-2. Protein-coding genes within it:
- the addA gene encoding helicase-exonuclease AddAB subunit AddA, with protein sequence MKFQYTQEQEKIIQDGGRSLLVSAAAGSGKTAVLVQRIIQKITNPNTPISVDQLLIVTFTHAAASEMRERISLAIEKAIEETADEKMMQHLVKQLTMMASANIMTLHSFCLQILKNYYYLLELDPNFRIGNETELALIQEEILDEIFEAAYEEKSPAFIRIVEAFSYGNDDVKIRDIILTIYRFSKSHPNPEAWLNEAVETLKIHDAQELYSTEFFNVLQKHVADNLAVAKSMLPDLHELMALDAGPDKYKDTVTDIEYLLNCYVSALENKDVQALKSAYQSQSIAPLSRKSKGYDKALAEEAKDIINQIKDSLSVVELLCFDEEESIEQVGVIAGDIQELVRLTQLFDMRFSEEKYDKALIDFSDIEHFALALLYDENQVSEIGKRYKDMFHEVLVDEYQDINEVQEAVIQAVSKQEEEKNLFMVGDVKQSIYKFRLARPEIFSQKYRRFSYDDEQQTNEVKIDLAKNFRSRQEVLSFSNHIFKGIMSEAVGDVKYDEKTQLNYGAIQYKQASAKDYRPEILIIEDPKEGESKATIQAQLVANKIHAMVNEKSLAIVDKTGELREVKYQDICILMRSPSKAMEDIKDVLDAKGIPYATDVSTGYFEAIEVQVVLNLLMVLDNPIQDIALVSVLRAPFMGFDEHDLIQLKKIDHTLSIYEALIAYEQVHQESIEEEQSALTKKVHYFLTLYNRLKAEAKYLELHELIQKIYLETGYKNIVRFMDNGSQRMQNLEYLLQQSEAFEASSYKGVFNFVRYIEHMKKYKVDSPEPTYTLDSDNSVTMMSIHKSKGLEFPIVFILDLQKQFNEMDLRETVLMDQDLGLASDYIDIDARTKKRTVFTEALRIKAKNELISEEIRILYVALTRAKEKLYLLATTSDYEKNIEKMMERYSKYADVYVPSGLVQSTRSYLELILMRCNSQSSALYSIRKVHYDEIVEQEAFYELSQEEQKSELKDMLLQSYQREEEWEQDISEYEEEIYKPYAYASSTQKYLSMSVSEIKRKHQENQIEEQQWAYEQLIKSVQEPIPAFMDAALENQPQQGARYGTLMHLVLAKLDFSISWTRESLEAFVQKMVKDNIITSKEGGRISIHALQRFTSSSLYQRILKADSKQIRQEQPFVLQIDDEGDGRMIQGVIDLYFVEEDALVLVDYKTDFLKNQDASILIERYQLQLEYYKKALERMTGKHVKQTIIYSFSLNEALDIIMSTVFENVPKKINN
- the pyk gene encoding pyruvate kinase; the encoded protein is MNKTKIICTIGPASDNKETFTQLVKSGLSVARLNLSHGNQEYYKKIIAMINEVREELNIPIAILMDTRGPEIRTKTFVDGSAELITGEHTRICHGDFEGTSEKFCVTYPTLHEDVCAGSVILIDDGLIELEVSEIDGEDVICNIKNGGIVKNRKGVNIPNIHLNLPSMTPADESDLIFGIENDVDFIAASFIRTASDVQMIRDHLNKNDGESVKIISKIESQEGIDNIDAIIEASDGIMVARGDLGVETPPEAIPHIQKLIVKKCNEADIPVIIATQMLDSMQVNPRPTRAEVSDVANAILDGTDAIMLSGESAAGKYPIESVRSMRRIAEAAEASMDYQNLFTKIVSRREKSITNSVSHASCSTAMQLKAKAIICPTYSGSTAKLISMYRPNVPIIATTSNPKVQRQLMLNWGVLPLIMEQQTSSDILFYKSVEKTKSLGLVNSGDLVVITAGVPLGITGKTNLMKVQEVD